The following coding sequences lie in one Chelmon rostratus isolate fCheRos1 chromosome 2, fCheRos1.pri, whole genome shotgun sequence genomic window:
- the golga7 gene encoding golgin subfamily A member 7 has translation MAETHSLQDLQQPAVSSKVFIQRDYSSGTICKFQTKFPSELESRVDKQQFEETIQTLNNLYAEAEKLGGKSYLEGCLACLTAYTIFLCMETHYEKVLKKIARYIKDQNEKIYAPRGLLLTDPIERGLRVVEITIFEDRSIGSGR, from the exons ATGGCTGAG ACCCACAGCTTGCAGGACCTCCAGCAGCCAGCTGTCTCCTCCAAGGTGTTTATTCAGAGAGATTACAGCTCAGGAACCATCTGCAAGTTCCAGACCAAGTTCCCCTCGGAACTTGAGTCAAGG GTTGATAAGCAGCAGTTTGAGGAGACCATCCAGACTTTAAACAACCTTtatgcagaggcagagaaactAGGGGGGAAGTCTTATTTGGAGGGCTGCCTGGCTTGTCTAACTGCCTATACGATCTTCCTCTGTATGGAGACACACTATGAAAAG GTGTTAAAGAAGATCGCCAGGTACATTAAGGACCAGAATGAGAAGATATATGCTCCCAGGGGCTTGCTGTTGACTGACCCCATAGAGCGAGGCCTCAGAGTC GTTGAAATTACAATTTTTGAAGACAGAAGCATTGGCTCTGGAAGATAA
- the r3hcc1 gene encoding R3H and coiled-coil domain-containing protein 1: MAFNDYLPKQECKFMHQVKEELETYLQKSYRKSVLLFPPLPSRLRYLIHNHIEDQPELTTFSVGDSWCRRVVVCHSELRGDVEEDTDLESNNGLCEEPLKCRSREEMEYNVKPKASIMSRSRGPKRPDKPLYMPRAARERLSLQNSEGLSGDQELPSPASSSYSCISSSSDSCPCPETTENTKSSSTPRQECPPSVTDCIANEVADSPQVQTLHEAEPLVWDQSLSSFTDMTLEEDEEDKEDLSSVPCHDVTEEIKAHLKEAVTVSIKHVNNDYSVYVNVCININPDEFRHVIEIYDFPALFKTDDLLDAFTEYSDGGMKIKWVDNTHALGVFSSESAAIHALSICHPLVKARALAEGSKKAKAKAIKWAEFIQPVKERPRTDCAVAQRMVTRALGLRGRGRVQRY; encoded by the exons ATGGCATTTAATGATTATCTCCCAAAGCAAGAATGTAAATTCATGCACCAAGTCAAAGAAGAGTTGGAAACATACCTGCAGAAGAGCTACCGCAAGAG TGTGCTCCTGTTCCCCCCTCTACCCAGCAGACTGCGATACCTGATCCACAATCACATAGAGGACCAGCCAGAGCTCACCACCTTCTCAGTAGGGGACAGCTGGTGCCGGAGGGTGGTGGTCTGCCATTCTGAGCTCAG GGGTGATGTAGAGGAAGACACTGACTTGGAGAGCAACAATGGCTTGTGTGAAGAGCCGCTAAAATGTAGAAGTAGGGAGGAGATGGAGTATAATGTGAAGCCCAAAGCTTCTATCATGTCACGAAGCCGAGGACCTAAGAGGCCGGACAAACCCCTTTATATGCCACGAGCTGCTCGGGAGAGACTGTCCTTACAAAACTCAGAGGGACTCTCAGGAGACCAAGAGTTGCCCAGTCCAGCATCAAGTAGCTATAGTTGCATCAGCAGTTCATCTGACTCTTGTCCCTGTCCTGAaactacagaaaacacaaagtccTCGTCCACACCCAGACAGGAATGTCCCCCCAGTGTAACAGACTGTATCGCCAACGAGGTTGCTGACAGTCCTCAGGTGCAGACGCTGCACGAAGCTGAGCCACTAGTCTGGGACCAGAGTTTGTCCTCCTTCACTGACATGActctggaggaggatgaggaggacaaGGAAGACCTTTCCAGTGTACCCTGCCATGATGTAACTGAAGAG ATCAAGGCACACCTGAAAGAGGCAGTGACTGTTTCCATCAAGCACGTTAACAATGACTACTCcgtgtatgtgaatgtgtgcatcaATATCAACCCAGATGAGTTTCGCCACGTGATCGAGATCTATGACTTCCCAGCTTTATTCAAAACAGATGACCTCCTGGATGCTTTCACAGAGTACAG TGATGGTGGAATGAAGATCAAGTGGGTAGACAACACACATGCCCTGGGAGTTTTCTCCAGCGAGTCGGCAG CGATCCATGCCCTTTCCATCTGTCATCCACTGGTGAAGGCAAGAGCACTGGCTGAAGGGAGCAAAAAAGCCAAGGCCAAGGCCATAAAATGGGCAG AGTTTATCCAGCCGGTGAAGGAACGTCCTCGGACAGACTGTGCCGTGGCACAGCGGATGGTGACCAGAGCCTTGGGGCTGCGGGGACGAGGCAGAGTGCAGCGATATTGA
- the LOC121614817 gene encoding lysyl oxidase homolog 2A-like, which yields MLRPVIAHCLLSTLLCMWVLCSAQSDSGTPVIQLRLAGDKRKHYEGRVEVFYNGEWGTVCDDDFSIYAAQVVCRELGFLDAESWSPSAKYGRGEGHIWLDNVHCSGGEKSLAQCQSNGFGVSDCKHSEDVGVVCNQKRIPGFKFVRNQANIDNGLTVQVEDVRIRATYSHRKRIPITDGFLEVKDGGKWRQICNEGWTEKNSRVICGMYGFPGEKRVNTRPYKLLAKRRKKNYWGFSVNCTGNEADLSECKVGHEIELKGNRTCEQGMPVVVSCVPGRAFAPSVSAGYRKAYRVEQPLVRLRGGAMIGEGRVEVLKNGEWGTVCDDNWNIRAATVVCRELGFGSAKEALTGARLGQGIGPVHMNEVECSGFEKSLTECYFNRDALGCSHEEDAAVRCHVPAMGFNNRLRLNGGRNPYEGRVEVLAERNGSLVWGTVCSDSWGTMEAMVVCRQLGLGFASHAFQETHYWQGDASADAVMMSGVRCSGTELTLDQCLHHGKHIHCPKGGGRFAAGVSCTQTAPDLVLNAQVVEQTTYLEDRPMYVLQCAQEEHCLSSSADKADPTSYRRLLRFSSQIHNNGQSDFRPRAAHHSWIWHECHRHYHSMEVFTHYDLLSLNGTKVAEGHKASFCLEDTHCEEGIQKRYECANFGAQGITVGCSDTYRHDIDCQWIDITDLKPGDYIFQVVINPNYEVAESDYTNNIMKCRSRYDGHRMWTYNCHIGGSQGSETEETFPGLLTNQLSHR from the exons ATGCTGCGCCCAGTCATCGCCCATTGCCTCTTGTCCACCTTGTTGTGCATGTGGGTGCTGTGCAGCGCTCAGTCAGACTCTGGCACCCCAGTAATCCAGCTACGTCTGGCCGGGGACAAGAGGAAACACTACGAAGGCCGGGTGGAAGTTTTCTACAATGGAGAGTGGGGGACGGTGTGTGATGATGACTTCTCCATCTACGCTGCCCAAGTGGTGTGCAGAGAGCTTGGCTTCCTGGATGCTGAGTCCTGGTCGCCCTCTGCGAAGTATGGAAGAGGAGAAG GCCATATCTGGTTAGACAATGTGCACTGCAGCGGGGGAGAGAAGAGCCTGGCTCAGTGTCAGTCCAATGGCTTTGGAGTGTCTGACTGCAAACACTCAGAAGATGTCGGAGTGGTGTGCAACCAGAAGCGCATTCCAGGCTTCAAGTTCGTCCGGAACCAGGCCAATATCGACAAC GGTCTGACGGTACAGGTGGAGGATGTGAGGATCAGGGCCACTTACTCTCACCGGAAAAGGATTCCCATCACCGATGGCTTCTTGGAGGTTAAAGATGGAGGCAAGTGGAGACAGATCTGTAACGAGGGGTGGACGGAGAAGAACAGCAGGGTCATCTGTGGCATGTACGGCTTCCCCGGGGAGAAACGCGTGAATACCCGACCCTACAA ATTGCTGGCCAAGCGTCGTAAGAAGAACTACTGGGGTTTCTCTGTCAACTGCACCGGCAACGAGGCCGACCTGTCCGAGTGTAAGGTGGGCCATGAGATCGAGCTGAAGGGAAACCGCACCTGTGAGCAGGGCATGCCTGTCGTGGTCAGCTGTGTGCCTGGGCGTGCCTTTGCTCCCAGCGTCAGCGCCGGCTACAGGAAGGCCTACAGGGTGGAG caacccTTGGTGCGTCTAAGAGGTGGAGCAATGATTGGCGAGGGGCGAGTGGAGGTGTTGAAGAACGGGGAGTGGGGAACAGTGTGTGACGACAACTGGAACATTCGAGCGGCCACCGTGGTGTGTCGAGAGCTGGGGTTCGGTAGCGCCAAAGAGGCTCTGACAGGCGCCCGCCTGGGACAAG GGATCGGGCCGGTCCACATGAACGAGGTGGAGTGCTCCGGGTTTGAAAAGTCCCTGACTGAGTGCTACTTCAACCGTGACGCTCTTGGCTGCAGCCATGAGGAAGACGCAGCAGTCAGGTGTCACGTTCCCGCCATGGGCTTCAACAACAGA cttCGGTTAAATGGCGGCCGGAATCCCTACGAGGGCCGCGTGGAGGTGCTGGCAGAGAGGAACGGCTCTCTGGTGTGGGGCACGgtgtgcagtgacagctggGGGACCATGGAGGCCATGGTGGTGTGCAGACAGCTTGGCTTGGGCTTTGCCAGTCACGCGTTCCAG GAAACACACTACTGGCAAGGAGACGCCTCAGCTGACGCGGTCATGATGAGTGGAGTGAGATGTTCAGGGACTGAGCTGACTCTGGATCAGTGTCTACATCACGGGAAACACATTCACTGTCCCAAAGGAGGCGGACGCTTCGCTGCTGGGGTCTCTTGTACTCAGA cgGCCCCAGACCTGGTCCTCAATGCCCAGGTTGTGGAGCAGACCACCTACCTGGAGGACAGACCCATGTACGTGCTGCAGTGTGCCCAGGAGGAGCACTGTTTGTCCAGCAGTGCCGACAAAGCCGACCCCACCTCCTACCGCCGCCTTCTCCGCTTCTCCTCCCAGATCCACAACAACGGCCAGTCAGACTTCAGGCCGCGGGCAGCACACCACTCCTGGATCTGGCACGAGTGTCACAG ACATTACCACAGTATGGAGGTTTTCACCCACTATGATTTGCTGAGTCTTAACGGTACTAAAGTGGCAGAGGGACATAAAGCCAGCTTCTGTCTGGAGGACACTCATTGTGAGGAGG GTATCCAGAAGAGGTATGAATGTGCAAACTTCGGGGCTCAGGGCATCACAGTTGGCTGCTCGGATACCTACAGACACGACATTGACTGTCAGTGGATCGACATCACAGACTTGAAGCCCGGCGACTACATCTTTCAG GTTGTAATAAACCCTAACTATGAGGTTGCAGAATCAGATTACACCAACAATATTATGAAGTGTCGCTCCCGCTACGATGGACATCGGATGTGGACATACAACTGTCATATAG GTGGCTCACAGGGttcagaaacagaggaaacgTTCCCTGGATTGCTGACCAATCAGCTTTCCCACAGGTAG